From one Lycium barbarum isolate Lr01 chromosome 6, ASM1917538v2, whole genome shotgun sequence genomic stretch:
- the LOC132599669 gene encoding uncharacterized protein LOC132599669 — translation MGRWSNESFTMLLKMLEEELLPDGANLPNSYYEAKKVIRDLGFSYHKIDAYVNDCMLYWKEDNLLDSCKVCGASRWKIEKPSWETKNRKGKKIASKTLRYFPLKPRLQRLFMSTKTSSLMTWNHDERVDDGIMRHPTDSMEWKSFDELRPSFAAEPHNVRLGLASDGFQPFRSSKTSYSIWPVVLIPYNLPPWLGLKQEIFIVSMLIPSPDSPGDAIDIYLQPMIEELKELWEFCIETFDASTRQNFKLHASLLWTINDFLAYENLSGWSKKGKLACPCCNKDTYSIRLANSKIQCFMGHRCYLPLNHKWRNDRASFDGTKEKRLPPKMHSGVEIFNQVQDLEVL, via the coding sequence ATGGGTCGTTGGAGCAATGAGTCATTTACAATGTTATTGAAAATGTTAGAAGAGGAGTTGTTGCCAGATGGAGCAAATTTACCAAATTCATATTATGAGGCAAAGAAGGTAATTCGGGACCTTGGGTTTTCCTACCACAAGATTGATGCTTATGTAAATGATTGCATGTTATACTGGAAGGAGGATAACTTACTTGATTCTTGTAAAGTTTGTGGTGCGTCCAGATGGAAAATAGAAAAACCTAGCTGGGAAACAAAGAATAGAAAAGGTAAAAAGATAGCATCAAAGACTTTACGCTATTTTCCGTTAAAGCCTAGGCTACAAAGGTTGTTTATGTCTACAAAGACATCTTCTTTAATGACATGGAATCATGATGAAAGAGTTGATGATGGAATAATGAGGCACCCAACTGATTCAATGGAATGGAAATCATTTGATGAGCTTCGTCCCTCATTTGCGGCCGAGCCTCATAATGTTCGACTTGGACTTGCTAGTGATGGATTTCAGCCATTTCGGAGTTCAAAAACCTCATATAGCATTTGGCCAGTGGTACTTATTCCTTATAATTTACCACCTTGGTTGGGTTTGAAACAAGAAATTTTCATTGTGTCAATGCTAATACCTAGTCCAGATAGTCCAGGAGATGCAATTGACATATATCTGCAGCCCATGATAGAAGAACTGAAGGAGTTATGGGAATTTTGTATAGAGACTTTTGATGCATCAACTAGACAGAATTTCAAGTTACATGCTTCTTTGTTATGGACCATCAATGACTTTCTAGCATATGAAAACTTATCTGGATGGAGTAAAAAAGGGAAATTGGCATGCCCGTGTTGCAACAAAGATACTTACTCAATCAGATTGGCTAATAGTAAGATACAGTGTTTTATGGGTCATCGGTGTTACCTTCCTCTTAATCACAAATGGAGGAATGATAGGGCGTCATTTGATGGTACAAAAGAGAAAAGGCTTCCACCAAAAATGCATTCTGGTGTTGAGATATTTAATCAAGTACAAGATCTTGAAGTGTTGTAG